One Arachis hypogaea cultivar Tifrunner chromosome 18, arahy.Tifrunner.gnm2.J5K5, whole genome shotgun sequence genomic window, AACATGGAGGATAAAGTGGTTCTTTGCAATTTTAATTCGTCCTTTATGGTAAAAACTCATTTGTAGttaatttcatgtgaagttgatgaCAATTTAGTTAAAcctatcaaattatttaacgattctcAGCTATTAACTTTACATAAAGTTAACTTTACTTAAGTTTCTACCTTTGAAAAAAGAGTGacgaatttgaaaaataattgggAGTGGTGACTCATCCTCCTAATCATTACTTGACAAATTTAGTCATTCTATACAAAATCCGTACATGTATGAAGGAAGCCTTTAAAAAAATGTCTATATTTCATGGCAATTTCTATTCTAAAATAATTACCCAATAGGTCTAAAAGGACATGCTTTGTTTTCTTGCTGCAGGCTGTGTATCAGAGAAATTGCAACTTATATTTTCGCACAACCATCCAGAAAGCAACAACAACTGAACAAAGTAAGAATTATTCACCTTTGACTCTGTTCTTCTCACATGTTTTTATGTAATTCTTAGGAGATACCCGTGTTTGAAGGTGCCAAACAATTCTAATAACATATTTTCCCCCTGAATTTATGTTGGTTAGAGCAACTAGGTTCAGTCAAAGCCAAGCTAAGAAATCTGAATCCTTCTTCGTAGCCATGAAGCCTAATTCTTTCTTGGTAAGTAACAACAATTTCCTGACCTATGAGGGAGGGCAATAATGTAATTAGGGGACTATGTTCCAACTTGGAAGTTTCTTCTTTTGTCCAATTGCTATGTAACGTGAAATGCATTTTACTAGTGATGTTTGTTCTACACTACAAAATGAACTCTAATTGAAATTTATCCCTTGTGAATTTTGTTTCATTACCGACTCTTGTTATTATTTGTGTTTTGATTGGTTATGGACATTTGATAGCTTCGAAGAAATTGTTATAGAGAACAAGATGCTATCAAGATAATCTGTTGGTTCAAATTTGTCCCACTAACTTATTTTAGTACACTACTTACCTCGTAAGATGTCTGTATTTTTTTCATGTAAGCTTCAtgaaaagttattttttattaaaagaaattaatttgaatGTGTTATTAGaataacaaaatttatatttatctaattATATGCCACCATATGTGTGATTCTTTTAAATAACTTGGCAACTAGCTAGGGTTAAATACTATTGACTATATGGCCATTAGGAGtgtgcatgggccgggtgaagccgggtttgatgtgacccagacccaacccgaaatatataccgggcctatttgttagacccgaacccgaccctagacccgatgaaacctatacattttcgggccacgattataccgggtaaaaaccgggtgaaaaccgggtcgttaacattatattaccttgataccttcttgtaagttagcatgtaaaaatatccaaattttcaagactccaatcattatttgacatggtaaaattcacttagaaaaatataataagaaccaactcttctctaaaattaaagcataactataatcaatactaatattgcctaataacaccaaatatttaaatcaatacaaataacacaagattatgaattagtctaaagtcttatgcattttaaacataaaatattaacttatagtcttatatataatgactaatagtacaaaatattaaggtttacaacacttaaatttcacataataatagccatcatccatcactaataacacaaaatattaattatgtatgatgaccgggtcaccgggccgatttcgggtgacccgagctatgacccggacccgacccgaaataatgatcgggtctatttttgagacccatacccgaccctagacccaatgaaatcacaccaaattagcccctaaagtgtttgggaccgggccgggtcttcgggccgggccggaccatgcacacccctaatggCCATATATAATTGTGGATGAGCGACTCTTACACTGACTTTATATAAAACTAAAATcataaattagatataaaagaataaaatgtaATAAAGTTGGAGTCGGTGTACGAGGCTGAAAGAGCAAGGCTGGTACAAAATATCTTTACAATAAGGTGAGAAGATAAGGTTAAAGTTTTAATGGGGGTAGCTTTCGGCACAGCAAAGCTTGAGAAAGAAAACCCAGTTAAGTTAATTCAACCTAAACCCAGTTTATGGTTAACCTTGAATCAGATTCAGTTTTAAAAAACCCTTAAACATAGGAATGACCTATGTCCCAACGATCCAACCATTGATGGTACTGCCATTCAAAGTATATTTAATTTACTTTGCTTCACAACTAAACTAAAAATCATATGAAATATAATTACTGCAAACATACATATAAGACATGAAAATGCTGAAAGAACTGAAATATAATTGTGCAACACAATCATCACATCACGTCAACAAGCCTCGAGCAAAACTAATAACCAATGTTAGAAACGATGACagtgcaaagaagaaagaaccTCATCTGTAGCAACTAAGCATGACAAAGAAACGGCTTGAACACTACGATCAACTAAATTATTATATCACCCCAAGTTACTACAGCTTACAAATTCTACTTTGGTGGTTTGGGATGAGAAAAGTTCAAAGCagagcaagttctatgaaaatatTGATCTTAACAAAATTCAAAACCGGACAGCATACTAAGCCCTCATAATACAGTTTTACAGAGGCAAGGACCCTGGACAAGGAAATAAATTCGTTTGCTTCACTTTCTTCTCCGCTTTCTTCGCCTTTTGTCCCTATCACTATCACTTTCATCAGAACTTGATGAGTCAGACTCTGATTCAGAACTAGCTGTTCCTGAATCAGATGAACTTGAACTCCCTGACTCATCATCAGATTCAGAATCTGAAACTTGTTTCTGTTGTTGCATGATAAGACGCGGCATATTCTTCAAATACTCACGCAAGTTCTCTGTAAGACCACCAAGTCCAATGGATGTGAAGAAGTTAATGGAGAACCGGGTGTTCTTTGGGTTATCTTTTGGAAAGATAGACTCAAAGGAGTCCTGCATTGTTGAATCATTTAACCGCTCATTTAGCAGTCGGATGCCAAGATGCTCTGATAATTCCTGCAGAAGAAATAGAGTAAAATCAACATCTTCCACACAGACAGACATAATATGGTATTTCAAAAACGCAACTGAAACTAGTTGAAATCATAAAGCAAGTACATGCAGAAAAGGAAGGTAACATTTGAGTTTGACTAATGGTACCTGGAAGAGGATCTTGATGAATATACGGGAGGAAGATGTCGTGTCCTCTTCAGTCAAGCGTATGTACGATAAAACATGCCAAGGCAGAGCATCTGTCCCAAGTAGGTGAGCAAAGAATTTAGCCACATTTCGTAGCTTGTTTGTTTCAAGCCGGTGAATCATTGAGTACTGCTGGACAAAGCACTTCTCAAAATTCTCTTGATATACTTTATTGATCATGCAGAAACGCTGCCCCAAAAGACCATAATATCGGAGATATGTTCTCTCTTGGCTGCAACATTCCAAAAGCATAATGCATAATTCCATCTGCCATCAATCAGAGAAGTGTAAGCAACTCTTGGTATTAGGGAGCATTATTTTCGTGAAAACAAACaatttaaaaatccaataaaGAATAACCAATGTAGCTACTGTTTTTAATAGTCAAAACAGATGTAATCAAAGCCTCACATTTCCAAAAATACATCAAAATCAgataataatgaaaagaaaagagcCAGAAGCATTGAACCCAGTTGATTCCTATTTTAACCCAACCTGAAAATCAGTGATTGCCAAGATAGACACTTCGCCCACAATAGAAAATGCTCTTGAAGCACACTAAATTGcagaccaaaaataaaaataaaaaagaaaagaaaaggagagagaaatAGAGAGCATTCAACTTGTTCAATATCTTTGCATTAAACTAGATTCTGTTCATTCCTTAAAATAACTTGAAAGTTTATCTACCAAAAAAGAAAAGATCAGAATAACATAACAGCTGGAAGAAATTTTGACAACAGAATAGTAACAGAAAGCCCAAGATTAGTTCCAAACCTCTTGCCCAGGCTCTAGCTTGATTTTCAGAAGCTTGTGACCAGCTTCCTCGAAATCTACACTGGACATAATTGTTAGGTAAATTGTTCTTCTAAGGTTAACAAGGTTTGTCTCTGTTTCATCTTTGATTTGCATGCTTTcctcatcatcttcttcattggattcatcatcttcatcatcatcatcgtccaACTCTGCATCAGAGCCTTCCTCATCCTCAGATTCCTCACCCAGTATAGTTTTCTTCAGCTCTTCATAACGCTTCTCATTCTCCAGGAAATTAGGGTCTGGCTTGAAAATAtctgagaaaaagaaagagacaaaTTAGAatgtgcaaatatatatatatattctataagaAAATCATACCAAGAGAAATTTCTGGATCTATTTCCTCATCCAATGAGACTTCGTGAGTTAATTGATCCTCCTGCTCCACAAGGTCTAGTTCAGGACGAACAGCTGGATAACCCTGTGAAATCAACCATAAAAAAGTCAAGttaattcaaaccattttttATAGTCTGATTTGCAGAAGTGTCGAAATATTTTTTACAGAACaatagaataaaagaatataCCTGAAACTTGGCTTTTCTTATAGCAAATAGGCCTTCAATCAGAAACTGAACACGTTTGTCAATTTCTCCTTCATGAAGAATTCCACGAAAACGCTCAAAGATACCTATAAATTACAAATCTAACTTCAGAAAAAATATTGAATACTGAGATCAATCATTGTCAGTGCTTCCTAATGGAATCTTTCAACAATCATCAAGGAATCTGTAGAAGTATTTAGCAACACAGTACCCAAGTTGAGTTGATGCACTTTTAAATGTAACTTGTTAATAATTAATCATGTTATTTACACATTATTATAAACAAGCTTACACAGATTCTCTTATTTCCAAACACATCTgaataaagtaatttaaaaaaaattaaaaacagaaaaaaggaAAACGGATTCCTGCAGCATTGGCTGAGAAGTTAGGGTGCAAATGGGGACATTGGCATTACTCAAGCTTTTGCCCTGTTCTGATTCTGGAAACCAGCATTTCATTCACTAAGATATGCTCTACTAGGACCTCTCAGTCAGTTGCCATTAACAAAGCAAATACACAGTATAATGGTTTCATATATGGGATTCATGATGCAATAAGAAGTGTAAAAGGCACTTCGAAAACAGAGAAACAGCAAAGATTGAGAGAATACCCACCATGAAGACCTTTGGGTGACAGATCCTGCAGTATTGACCCACATTCTGTTACAAACCCAACCGCTACTTCAACACTATCATCCGTAGGCTTCTCCAGCAAAACTGTGAGCAACTCTAGAGCAATGATCTCATGAGCCACTTGCTGATTCACCAGATGTGCTATAAATTTAACAGCAGCTAGTAATTGGGGCTAAAAATCATGAAAgccagataaaaataaaattagaatcagAGTGGTTTTTTTAACGGAGAAACAAAAAGACAGACAGAATAAAGGCAAACTGGAAGGAAACCAATGATCTTAGACAAAGAGCGAATATTAAAATTAGCAGAAAAGATACATACCTTGTCATTCCGCTTGTAAGCTCTCTTAAGCTGCAAAACAATCCTTCTAAGCAAAAGATCGCCTACCTCGGGAAACTTGGTATTCACAACAGCAACTAATGCCGCAAAGACGTCTGTAAATCCTGGCGATGCCATCTGAGATTTCATACATGACCGACAGAATAGGCCTCTTCCCCTAATCAAGTTCTCTGCAAACAACTCTGGAATTATGTTTTTTATATTAGTAGCATTAACCTTGTTCACCAGCCCATTAATGCTCTTTCTCAGAGCATCCCATGTTAACCGTTGATACTCAGCACTGCTTTTGTCCTGAACTTCTTTCATCATCCGAGCCAACTTAAATGGAGGAATGTAAACACCACCACTCTTTCCCAGTTTAGATGCATCACCATTCAGGTTACCTTCTGGGATTGTTGACTGTCTTGGTCTTGTGTTTTCAACTATCCTTCGAGGTCCATCCTCTTTCTTCCTATTATCTTCTCTCCCATTATCTCTCTGacccttctcatcatcatcatcatctctttCACCTCTATACCTCATATCCCTTTTTGATTTCCTGTTCAggtcctcatcatcatcctctgAATCATACCTGGCACCATCCTTTACAGATCTATGCCTTCTATCCCTATTCCTTTCTGATTTCCTAAATTGATCCCTATCAACTTCTCCCTCCAAATTACGGCTTGCTCCATCTCTTTCAACTCTTTCCCTCCTTTCCCTTCTTGATTTACTGAGATGCTTCCTATCATCATTTTCCTCACCATCCTTATCAACTCTACGTGTCCTATCCCTATCTCTTTCCCTCTTTGATTTCCTAACCAGCTCCCTATCATCTTCCGAATCATGACGCTTCCTTTCCCTTTCTGAGTCCATGCGAAGCTCACCCTCTTCTTCATCTGAATCGTGACGTGCACCATACCTTTCAAATCTTTGCATCACATCCCTATCCTTTTCTGATTTCATGGGCAGCTCCCCATCTTCTTCCCCTGAATCATGATGGGCACCATCCCTTCCATCTCTATTCCTCCTATTCCCATCCCTTTCTGTTTTCCTGTGCAGCTCTCTGTTCTCTTCTCCTCTGAACTGGGTCGTATGTAGTCCCTTTTCAGCTCTTTGACTCCCATCCATATCTCCTCCTGATTTCCTGGGCAGATTGCTGTTGTCTTCTTCAGAATCATGGCATTTCCTGTCCCTATCCCCTTTTGACTTCATTAGCAGCTGCCCCTTTCTGAAAAGCGAACCAGACTTTGATCAGGATACTAGGTTAGAGGTTTAGGGTTCGACAGGTTTACCTAGGCTCAAATAAACATTCTCAAAAGTTTATAACATAATAGCGCAACAACAAAcaaataacaatttaacaaattctgaaattacaatttaagtttcaaatacATATTACAGAGTAAACAGTAaactaaaaattaacaaattacaAAATTAACCATCCGAAGAGGGGAAGCAGCGAAGATGAACCAGAGATCCAAAGGGCAGACGAGACTAGAGAGAAGTGGCACCGGCAGGACAAAGGAGCTGCCGAAATTGAGACAAAGGCGGAACTAAGCAGAGAGAGTGTGTGAGAGAGACAAACTCAGAGAACTCAGAATGAGCGAAGAGAAAATGAGACTGAAGCGCGACGGAGAACACTCAGAGGAGAAAGCGAAAAACTGAGGGGGCCAAAGTTTCGTTTAGGCATTTGGCATTTTAGGGCCAAGAATTATCCTAGTTCTCCAGTTCACAGTTCAGGGGCtaccattttgttttttcaaaaaaaaaaatgtactGGTTCACCATTGGCTTGACTATTTTTTGAGAGGGGTCTGGTTCTGAGTGGGCTAGGCCGCTAGGGTTTATTTATCActtttgaggatgatgatgaacaATTAAGAACAAGGttttcaatatataatttcaaatatacaAATTCAATGatttctaaactaataaaattcagaGTTTTTATGATTTGACATAatactttgttcatattttatcattaaaaatctataaaataaaatttttttaattaacttctACATTCTAGTAAAATAATCAGTAAGAATACTCATTACAACAAAAATTTAGAAACACAAATTTACACAAACTCAAACCATCAGCAACAAAAAATTCAGCGTCACaacaaattttaacaaaaaccTTCCAATCAATTGTTCAACAACAAAAATCATAATACAGAAAACTCAGCATCCAAATCCAGAGAATCCAGGAacagaaaaactaagaaaaaaaatccaaactgaACATCCAAACTAAATTCAGAATCACATAAGCAACAACTCAATTCAGAACACGATCCCAACTCAGAATCTAGTACAAAAACTCAACTCAGAAGCCAGAATCTTAGAAATTGAAACTGTAGAAGCAATGGCTTACCAGAGACACGGCGAGGGAGGAACGGCGGTGACAGAGTGAGCTCGGGAGTGGATCAGTTTGCGACGGCGAGGCGCCGAGCGGAGATTCCACGGCGAGGCTCCGGGCAGAGATTCACGGAGGAGAGGACGCGCTTGAAGAGGATAGAGCAACAGTTCGCGTGACGTAGAGGAGAAGAGGAGAAGAGGATCGAGGACGACGACGGCACCCTCTGTCACTGCCGACGACGACGATCACAGAGACGATGAGGAGGAGAAGAGTGGCGGCGGCTGGGGGGATGACGGTGGCTGGTGGGGCTTCACGACAAGCAGGCGGGCTGGGGGCTGACGGTGGCGGCGGTGTTTGCTCTGATAGGGTTAGGTATTGAG contains:
- the LOC112771568 gene encoding uncharacterized protein, which codes for MKSKGDRDRKCHDSEEDNSNLPRKSGGDMDGSQRAEKGLHTTQFRGEENRELHRKTERDGNRRNRDGRDGAHHDSGEEDGELPMKSEKDRDVMQRFERYGARHDSDEEEGELRMDSERERKRHDSEDDRELVRKSKRERDRDRTRRVDKDGEENDDRKHLSKSRRERRERVERDGASRNLEGEVDRDQFRKSERNRDRRHRSVKDGARYDSEDDDEDLNRKSKRDMRYRGERDDDDDEKGQRDNGREDNRKKEDGPRRIVENTRPRQSTIPEGNLNGDASKLGKSGGVYIPPFKLARMMKEVQDKSSAEYQRLTWDALRKSINGLVNKVNATNIKNIIPELFAENLIRGRGLFCRSCMKSQMASPGFTDVFAALVAVVNTKFPEVGDLLLRRIVLQLKRAYKRNDKPQLLAAVKFIAHLVNQQVAHEIIALELLTVLLEKPTDDSVEVAVGFVTECGSILQDLSPKGLHGIFERFRGILHEGEIDKRVQFLIEGLFAIRKAKFQGYPAVRPELDLVEQEDQLTHEVSLDEEIDPEISLDIFKPDPNFLENEKRYEELKKTILGEESEDEEGSDAELDDDDDEDDESNEEDDEESMQIKDETETNLVNLRRTIYLTIMSSVDFEEAGHKLLKIKLEPGQEMELCIMLLECCSQERTYLRYYGLLGQRFCMINKVYQENFEKCFVQQYSMIHRLETNKLRNVAKFFAHLLGTDALPWHVLSYIRLTEEDTTSSSRIFIKILFQELSEHLGIRLLNERLNDSTMQDSFESIFPKDNPKNTRFSINFFTSIGLGGLTENLREYLKNMPRLIMQQQKQVSDSESDDESGSSSSSDSGTASSESESDSSSSDESDSDRDKRRRKRRRK